In Thermospira aquatica, the following proteins share a genomic window:
- a CDS encoding DegT/DnrJ/EryC1/StrS family aminotransferase — protein MKRVFFSPPDITQAEIDAVTEVLRSGWITTGPRTQAFEESLASFLNVSRVVCMNSATAGMEMILRYWGIGPGDEVITTPLTFAATVNVILHVGAKPVLVDIEPGTYHLSPALVEKAINRRTKAILAVDYGGWPADYERLLAIAQQKSHLFHPKKNTPQTWLGRVLVMADAAHSLGATYHGKKVGSVADVSVFSFHAVKNLTTAEGGCISWSNILSPYEEKLERGLRLLMLHGQNKDARQKYEGGNWRYDIELPGYKCNLPDIAAAIGLSQLKRYDAMLSRRKQYFQMYNEALKTNERVSPPFHPPWNNETSYHLYPLQVEAERRDQIIQELAHLGIQANVHFIPIYKHPAYRFLRLSERQFPVTEHFYQREISLPLSSAHTPDDITTVIEGIQETLKKL, from the coding sequence GTGAAACGTGTTTTTTTCTCCCCTCCGGATATTACTCAGGCAGAAATTGACGCCGTAACCGAGGTACTCCGCTCCGGATGGATTACCACAGGTCCCCGCACCCAAGCCTTTGAAGAGTCTCTGGCAAGCTTTCTTAACGTATCGCGAGTGGTGTGCATGAACTCCGCTACCGCCGGCATGGAAATGATTCTTCGATACTGGGGCATCGGACCAGGCGATGAGGTGATCACCACACCCCTCACCTTTGCCGCAACCGTCAATGTAATTCTTCATGTAGGAGCAAAACCTGTTCTTGTTGACATAGAACCCGGCACCTACCATCTCTCCCCCGCCCTCGTTGAAAAAGCCATCAACCGCAGGACAAAAGCCATCCTTGCTGTAGACTACGGAGGATGGCCAGCGGATTATGAAAGACTCCTCGCCATTGCTCAACAAAAATCCCACCTTTTTCATCCCAAAAAAAACACTCCTCAAACCTGGCTTGGTCGCGTCCTTGTCATGGCTGACGCAGCCCATAGTCTCGGCGCCACTTACCACGGAAAAAAAGTAGGCTCCGTTGCTGATGTGAGCGTGTTTTCCTTTCACGCGGTAAAAAACCTCACGACAGCCGAAGGCGGATGCATTTCATGGTCCAATATTCTCTCCCCCTATGAAGAAAAACTGGAAAGAGGCCTGCGGCTCCTTATGCTCCACGGACAAAACAAAGATGCCCGTCAAAAATACGAAGGTGGAAACTGGCGTTACGATATTGAACTCCCGGGTTATAAATGCAATCTCCCCGATATCGCCGCCGCCATTGGTCTTTCCCAACTCAAACGCTACGACGCCATGCTTTCCAGACGCAAACAGTACTTCCAGATGTACAACGAGGCTTTAAAAACCAATGAAAGGGTTTCTCCCCCCTTTCATCCCCCATGGAACAATGAAACCTCCTATCACCTCTATCCTCTCCAGGTTGAGGCAGAGAGGCGGGACCAGATAATACAAGAACTTGCTCACCTTGGCATCCAGGCCAATGTCCACTTCATCCCCATCTATAAACATCCTGCCTATCGTTTTCTCAGGCTTTCTGAACGCCAGTTCCCCGTCACTGAACACTTCTACCAACGAGAGATAAGTCTCCCTCTCTCCTCAGCTCATACTCCCGACGACATAACCACGGTTATCGAGGGAATACAAGAAACCCTGAAAAAGCTGTAG
- a CDS encoding nucleoside-diphosphate sugar epimerase/dehydratase has product MRNLLIIGAGNAGESIAREILAHRQDRYHIVGFLDDDEHKKSCCNHPILGKIDAAREVVFRYEVEEVLIAIPSASRQTMRRIFQSLAYTPVQIKVIPGLLEIIEGSVSLNNIRQIEPVDLLGREEVTLAPEQLRPFYEEKCVTVTGGGGSIGSEIVRQLLALPLREVIAIGRGENSLYELLQSIRDNRLRYTIADVRDEDLIMYTMQTLKPDIIFHAAAHKHVPFMEEFPHEALINNILGTWNVFQAARASGASRFIMISTDKAVRPTSIMGASKRLAEKLVLSAGKENNISTSVVRFGNVLGSRGSVLPLFMRQIQSGGPVTITHPEMKRYFMSIREAARLVIQSAAVQEGDIHILDMGEPLSILEMAKTLIALSGRRPDDIEIVFTGLRPGEKLNEELAEDPASLKPSQFPKLLFTKEPHLWTPEERQRFLEETKTVARTYNGEKIRAFIKYWLPEYQGGS; this is encoded by the coding sequence ATGCGAAACCTCCTCATCATCGGTGCCGGCAACGCGGGCGAAAGCATCGCTCGCGAGATCCTTGCCCATCGTCAGGATCGCTATCACATCGTGGGTTTCCTCGATGATGATGAGCACAAAAAAAGCTGTTGCAACCACCCTATACTCGGAAAAATTGATGCCGCTCGTGAGGTTGTTTTCCGCTATGAGGTAGAAGAGGTCCTTATCGCCATCCCCTCAGCAAGCCGTCAAACGATGCGAAGAATTTTTCAGTCTCTCGCCTATACCCCGGTGCAGATCAAGGTCATTCCCGGCCTCCTTGAAATCATTGAAGGAAGCGTTTCCCTCAATAATATACGCCAGATTGAACCTGTCGATCTGCTGGGACGGGAAGAGGTGACCCTTGCCCCGGAACAACTCCGCCCCTTCTACGAAGAAAAGTGTGTGACTGTCACAGGGGGAGGTGGTTCTATTGGATCGGAGATTGTTCGCCAGTTGCTTGCCCTTCCTCTCCGAGAGGTGATCGCCATAGGCAGGGGAGAAAATTCTCTTTATGAACTTCTTCAATCAATACGGGATAATCGGCTTCGTTACACCATAGCTGATGTGAGGGATGAGGATCTTATCATGTATACCATGCAAACGCTCAAGCCAGATATCATTTTTCATGCCGCTGCCCATAAACATGTTCCTTTTATGGAGGAATTTCCCCACGAAGCTCTCATAAACAACATCCTTGGAACCTGGAATGTATTCCAGGCTGCTCGAGCAAGCGGTGCTTCCCGTTTTATCATGATCTCCACAGACAAGGCTGTTCGCCCAACCTCCATCATGGGAGCAAGCAAACGCCTCGCTGAAAAACTTGTTCTAAGCGCTGGAAAAGAAAACAATATTTCAACGTCAGTGGTACGCTTTGGTAACGTCCTCGGTTCAAGGGGAAGTGTCCTCCCTCTTTTTATGAGACAGATACAGTCTGGTGGTCCTGTCACCATCACCCATCCCGAGATGAAACGATACTTTATGTCTATACGAGAAGCCGCAAGGCTTGTCATCCAGTCAGCAGCTGTACAGGAAGGAGACATCCATATCCTCGACATGGGTGAACCCTTAAGTATTCTTGAAATGGCCAAAACGCTCATCGCCCTCTCAGGACGCCGCCCTGATGATATAGAGATCGTTTTCACCGGCCTTCGACCAGGGGAGAAACTCAACGAAGAACTCGCCGAAGATCCCGCAAGCCTCAAACCCTCTCAATTCCCCAAGCTTCTTTTTACCAAAGAACCCCACCTCTGGACACCCGAAGAACGCCAGCGTTTTCTCGAAGAAACAAAAACTGTTGCCCGCACTTACAACGGGGAAAAAATACGCGCATTCATAAAATATTGGCTTCCAGAATACCAGGGAGGTTCATAG
- a CDS encoding RNA methyltransferase gives MISIVLVEPEGDMNIGMIARSMMNMDVENLVLVSPRTNHLSENARAFAVHAVPILEKASVVFSLDEALRGCDVSLAVTRRIGQWRQQDVFLPHWREVMSPYAGKKIALVFGREKSGLTNDEISRCDLVLTIPSSDVFPSLNLAQAVMTVLYEIYRTRWKSSHPSPYHTVKREEFQGMLAMIIETLETMGYFKTVPRERLEAYLRKLLYRMAPDETSAMIVKNLFRRIQGRLMALEKALERTDSSTPKDRP, from the coding sequence ATGATTTCTATTGTTCTTGTTGAACCAGAAGGGGATATGAATATCGGCATGATTGCCCGTTCGATGATGAATATGGATGTTGAAAACCTTGTGCTGGTTTCTCCCCGTACCAACCATCTCTCAGAAAATGCACGGGCTTTTGCTGTTCATGCGGTACCGATTCTTGAAAAAGCCAGCGTGGTCTTTTCGCTCGATGAGGCATTAAGAGGATGTGATGTGTCGCTTGCTGTGACCCGGAGGATTGGGCAATGGCGTCAGCAGGATGTGTTTCTTCCTCACTGGAGAGAGGTTATGTCTCCCTATGCTGGCAAAAAGATAGCCCTTGTTTTTGGACGGGAGAAAAGTGGTCTCACCAATGATGAGATCAGCCGGTGTGATCTGGTGCTTACCATCCCCTCTTCGGATGTTTTTCCTTCGCTTAATCTCGCGCAGGCGGTGATGACGGTACTCTATGAGATCTATCGGACGAGATGGAAGAGTTCTCACCCCTCTCCCTATCATACCGTAAAACGCGAAGAATTTCAGGGAATGCTTGCCATGATTATCGAGACGCTGGAAACCATGGGGTATTTTAAAACAGTTCCCCGTGAAAGGCTTGAGGCGTATCTGAGAAAACTTCTTTACCGTATGGCTCCTGATGAGACCAGTGCGATGATAGTGAAAAACCTCTTTCGCAGAATTCAAGGGCGACTCATGGCTTTAGAGAAAGCCCTGGAAAGAACTGATTCGTCCACACCGAAAGATCGTCCATGA
- a CDS encoding FAD:protein FMN transferase, with amino-acid sequence MKYFFPLIISLVVLSSCANSPHKIYAERFQMNTLVQVILYAENQKEAKKWAETALDIMADLENRYSIHRTNSLLFTLNEKGYGEIDEELLGVWQETEKLFELSGGLFDPTVEPLMRLWGFYNEKEKYLPSEKTIQQTLSSVGFDAIQKKDRHILLRGRRVDFGGILKGYALDKAASYLKTKPVRGFLVNAGGNIIVWGEKPDKTPWNIAIRHPRNPAEVIALFCLSEGSVATSGDYEQFFLTNGKRYHHILDPTTGYPSTTGVASVTVVAPTGIQSDGLSTVMFLLGREKGISLANKLHLGVCYIMDDLSVWTNQFFPGLSLKP; translated from the coding sequence ATGAAATACTTTTTCCCTCTCATCATCAGTCTTGTGGTGCTCTCTTCGTGCGCAAACTCACCACACAAGATTTATGCCGAACGCTTCCAGATGAATACCCTCGTTCAAGTGATTTTATACGCTGAGAACCAAAAAGAAGCAAAAAAATGGGCAGAGACCGCCCTCGATATCATGGCGGATCTGGAAAACCGTTACAGTATCCACCGCACAAACTCTTTACTTTTCACCCTGAACGAAAAAGGATACGGGGAAATCGATGAAGAACTCCTTGGAGTATGGCAGGAAACAGAGAAGCTTTTTGAACTCTCAGGAGGGCTTTTCGACCCGACAGTGGAACCTTTAATGAGGCTCTGGGGGTTTTATAACGAAAAGGAAAAGTACCTCCCATCAGAAAAAACCATCCAACAAACACTCTCCTCTGTGGGATTCGATGCCATCCAGAAAAAAGACAGACATATTCTTCTCCGGGGACGAAGGGTAGATTTTGGAGGGATTCTCAAGGGGTATGCGTTAGACAAGGCAGCTTCCTACCTCAAAACCAAACCTGTAAGAGGGTTTCTTGTGAATGCAGGAGGAAACATTATCGTCTGGGGAGAAAAGCCCGACAAAACCCCGTGGAATATTGCCATCCGCCACCCGAGAAATCCTGCCGAAGTGATAGCTCTCTTTTGCCTTTCCGAAGGGAGTGTAGCCACCTCAGGGGACTATGAACAGTTTTTTCTCACAAACGGCAAACGATACCACCACATCCTGGATCCTACCACAGGCTATCCATCAACTACAGGGGTAGCAAGTGTGACCGTTGTCGCCCCAACGGGAATCCAGAGCGATGGCCTCTCTACCGTGATGTTTCTTCTAGGACGAGAGAAAGGAATATCCCTTGCCAACAAATTGCACCTCGGAGTGTGTTACATCATGGACGATCTTTCGGTGTGGACGAATCAGTTCTTTCCAGGGCTTTCTCTAAAGCCATGA
- the hisD gene encoding histidinol dehydrogenase, whose product MQSMSFEEAIRYSRSAETLSPELWQSVSTILETVAKEKDKALLEYTRRFDGVDISHFSLVATPEEYENAQKEAQTHYQEVWEYFLEAMENITRYHEKQKEKSWFYEEDGAFLGQLITPIEKVGVYVPGGKAFYPSSVLMNVIPAKIAGVQEIYLTTPPGKDGTIHPMLLALAEKLGVRAVFKVGGAQAIAALAYGTETIPPVHKITGPGNAYVAMAKRLVQGKVGIDSIAGPSEVAIFADETAKATWIAMDLCAQAEHSPDSVVFFISTSESLINEVEALLPSTLEKLPRKDIIQKSLEQSYKVLVSNYEEGFAVINSLAPEHTEMMLSLDTSEILRYTKQSGALFLGHWTPVAMGDYFSGPNHVIPTYGTAVFSSPLGVHDFVKRTSVLRLSPEYMKKHAHKVKAMADLEGLRAHGHSASLRKP is encoded by the coding sequence ATGCAAAGCATGTCTTTTGAAGAGGCTATACGGTATAGCCGGAGTGCCGAAACCCTTTCTCCCGAACTCTGGCAAAGTGTATCCACGATCCTTGAAACCGTGGCAAAAGAAAAAGACAAAGCACTTCTTGAATATACCCGGCGCTTTGATGGTGTGGATATTTCCCATTTTTCCCTTGTTGCCACCCCTGAAGAATACGAAAATGCCCAAAAAGAGGCCCAAACCCATTACCAAGAGGTTTGGGAATACTTTCTCGAAGCCATGGAAAACATCACCCGCTACCATGAAAAACAAAAGGAAAAAAGCTGGTTTTACGAAGAGGATGGCGCATTTCTTGGGCAGCTCATTACCCCTATCGAGAAAGTTGGTGTATACGTCCCCGGTGGAAAAGCCTTTTACCCCTCCTCAGTCCTCATGAACGTCATTCCTGCCAAGATCGCCGGGGTACAAGAGATCTACCTCACCACTCCCCCCGGTAAAGACGGCACTATTCATCCTATGCTCCTTGCGCTCGCCGAAAAGCTTGGTGTACGTGCTGTCTTCAAGGTTGGGGGAGCCCAGGCAATAGCCGCCCTCGCGTATGGAACAGAAACAATTCCCCCTGTCCACAAGATCACCGGTCCAGGCAACGCCTATGTAGCCATGGCCAAAAGACTCGTCCAGGGGAAAGTAGGGATAGACTCAATAGCTGGTCCAAGTGAAGTGGCCATCTTTGCCGATGAGACAGCAAAGGCAACGTGGATAGCCATGGATCTCTGTGCCCAGGCGGAACACTCCCCTGATAGTGTGGTATTTTTCATCTCTACGTCAGAATCCCTCATAAACGAAGTAGAAGCGCTTCTCCCCTCTACACTGGAAAAACTTCCCCGTAAAGATATCATCCAAAAAAGCCTGGAACAATCCTACAAAGTACTCGTGTCAAACTATGAAGAGGGATTCGCTGTAATAAACTCTCTGGCACCGGAACACACCGAAATGATGCTCTCTCTTGATACCTCAGAGATCCTCAGGTATACCAAACAGAGCGGGGCGCTTTTTCTCGGACACTGGACACCGGTTGCCATGGGAGATTACTTCTCGGGACCAAACCACGTGATCCCCACGTATGGAACCGCCGTGTTTTCCTCTCCCCTGGGGGTGCATGACTTTGTCAAACGAACCAGTGTGCTTCGTCTCTCACCTGAATACATGAAAAAACACGCTCACAAGGTGAAAGCCATGGCAGATCTTGAAGGACTCCGGGCCCATGGACACTCTGCTTCCTTGAGGAAACCATGA
- a CDS encoding secondary thiamine-phosphate synthase enzyme YjbQ: MKSYRKELWFCTKNRVELVHITPQVEEALRESGIREGLCLVNAMHITASVFINDNEPGLHQDYKDWLEKLAPHDPHLYRHNQTGEDNGDAHLKRQIMGREVVVAITNGKLDLGPWERIFYGEFDGQRNKRVLIKIIGE, translated from the coding sequence ATGAAGTCTTATCGAAAAGAACTCTGGTTTTGTACGAAGAACCGCGTGGAACTGGTTCACATTACTCCCCAGGTGGAGGAGGCACTTCGTGAATCCGGGATAAGGGAAGGTCTCTGTCTGGTAAATGCCATGCATATTACCGCAAGTGTTTTCATTAACGATAATGAGCCAGGACTCCATCAAGACTATAAAGACTGGCTGGAAAAACTCGCGCCACACGATCCCCATCTCTACCGGCACAACCAGACAGGAGAAGACAATGGTGATGCCCATCTCAAGCGTCAGATTATGGGGAGAGAGGTGGTGGTGGCCATCACGAATGGAAAACTTGATCTGGGGCCTTGGGAAAGAATTTTCTACGGAGAGTTTGATGGTCAGCGAAACAAACGAGTGCTTATTAAAATCATAGGAGAATAG
- a CDS encoding SixA phosphatase family protein → MLILIRHGKAVEVNEWTGLDRDRPLTDEGRERTEKLAKGSRFLLKKLKDPLLYTSPYVRAYETARIFGEVWDLPVVKNTLFEPGWNAEKLPPDYETRDLIIVGHMPDMKEVLYAVTRGQAAIDFQPPSLAAISFGKNEPRLVTYLTWKVL, encoded by the coding sequence ATGCTGATCCTTATTCGACACGGCAAGGCTGTCGAGGTAAACGAATGGACTGGTTTAGATAGGGATCGTCCCCTCACCGACGAAGGACGGGAACGAACAGAAAAGCTTGCTAAAGGGTCTCGATTTCTGCTTAAAAAGCTTAAAGATCCTTTGTTGTATACGTCTCCTTATGTTCGTGCGTATGAGACTGCTCGTATTTTTGGCGAGGTGTGGGATCTTCCCGTGGTGAAGAATACGCTCTTTGAACCGGGGTGGAATGCTGAAAAACTTCCTCCTGATTATGAAACACGGGATTTGATCATTGTGGGGCATATGCCAGATATGAAAGAGGTCCTCTATGCGGTTACCAGAGGACAGGCAGCGATTGACTTCCAACCACCCTCACTTGCGGCTATTTCGTTTGGTAAAAACGAACCTCGTCTTGTTACCTACCTCACCTGGAAGGTTTTGTAA
- the trxA gene encoding thioredoxin: protein MEQLIDAKTRKELSKLFEENLTREVEVKVYSTGDEDLHEFARQFPSELAEISSKVHVNHFPARDDLTNPTVIVGENLGYNFRFLGTPYGHEASTIIEVIRMLSQGKSSLAPKYQQALQRLDRDVKIQVFVTPSCPYCPQAALLAAQVMLANPQRITVEVVEAQENPELSMQYRVSSVPQQVINGAMDSITIGVQRESNFVEQVIRYGSGDPDIILKEMNQKNIVSLPDHVEGEIELSEENFDEALKKYPRLVVDFWAEWCMPCKMMAPIFATLAEEDHTTVYAKCNVDENPSIAERYGINSIPTIGVFKSGQLSKEIVGVRPKAQLVSEIEKALA, encoded by the coding sequence ATGGAACAACTTATTGATGCCAAGACCCGAAAAGAGCTTTCGAAGCTTTTTGAGGAGAACTTGACCCGTGAAGTAGAGGTCAAGGTATACAGTACAGGGGATGAGGATCTCCACGAGTTTGCGCGGCAGTTTCCATCAGAGCTTGCTGAGATCTCGAGTAAAGTGCATGTAAACCATTTTCCAGCTCGAGACGATCTCACCAATCCTACGGTTATTGTCGGTGAGAATTTGGGGTATAACTTTCGTTTTCTTGGTACCCCATATGGGCATGAGGCTTCCACTATTATCGAGGTGATCCGCATGCTATCTCAGGGGAAGTCATCACTTGCACCAAAATATCAGCAGGCCCTTCAGAGACTTGACCGTGATGTCAAGATTCAGGTTTTTGTAACGCCATCTTGTCCGTATTGTCCTCAGGCAGCGCTTCTGGCTGCTCAGGTGATGCTCGCCAATCCACAACGTATTACCGTTGAGGTGGTTGAGGCGCAGGAAAACCCTGAGCTTTCCATGCAGTATCGCGTTTCCTCGGTTCCTCAACAGGTAATAAATGGCGCAATGGATTCGATTACTATCGGTGTGCAGAGAGAATCAAACTTTGTAGAACAGGTCATTCGTTATGGGTCTGGTGATCCAGACATAATCCTTAAGGAGATGAACCAGAAAAACATTGTTTCTCTGCCAGACCATGTTGAGGGGGAGATCGAACTGTCCGAAGAGAATTTTGACGAGGCTCTGAAGAAATATCCCCGGCTTGTAGTGGATTTTTGGGCGGAGTGGTGCATGCCTTGTAAAATGATGGCCCCGATCTTTGCGACTCTTGCTGAAGAAGATCATACTACTGTCTATGCGAAGTGTAATGTTGACGAAAATCCTTCGATCGCGGAGCGATATGGTATCAACTCTATTCCGACGATAGGGGTCTTCAAGAGTGGGCAGCTTTCTAAAGAGATTGTAGGGGTTCGTCCCAAGGCTCAACTGGTATCAGAGATTGAGAAAGCTCTGGCATAA
- a CDS encoding NAD(P)-binding domain-containing protein: MYDVVIVGAGPAGISVAVEAVEAGIPRENILILEKEKEHAFTIKKFYPEAKLVTANYKGMEPRCEGILCMTDLPKSEVVDFLDQTIARYQLPVHYEEQVYAIHEDPERKLFVVRTSRDSYETRIVVIAIGVLGRPNRPNYPIPSSLSERVFFDVTSHRIENQRVLVVGGGDSAAEYVQYLLQFHNTITMSYRRDSFERMNQINRRTIEELARLGMIEVRYNSNIRSLEDFKGKPLVHFVEPPTPVEYDAVVYALGGSSPKNFLESIGIAFDGVQPLVNENGETNVPGIFLVGDLIHFPRGGSIITAFNSARKAMEAICDKYLGCKVRSTD; this comes from the coding sequence ATGTACGATGTTGTGATTGTAGGTGCAGGTCCTGCAGGGATCAGTGTTGCCGTTGAGGCAGTTGAGGCAGGTATCCCACGGGAAAACATTCTGATTCTTGAAAAAGAGAAAGAACATGCCTTTACGATCAAAAAGTTTTATCCTGAGGCGAAACTTGTGACCGCTAACTACAAGGGCATGGAGCCCCGGTGTGAGGGTATTCTTTGCATGACAGATCTTCCCAAGAGTGAGGTGGTGGATTTTTTGGATCAAACTATTGCGCGTTATCAATTGCCAGTTCATTATGAAGAACAGGTATACGCTATTCATGAAGACCCTGAGAGAAAACTTTTTGTTGTTCGTACTTCCAGAGATTCGTATGAGACACGAATTGTGGTGATTGCGATTGGTGTGTTGGGGAGACCAAACAGGCCAAATTATCCCATTCCTTCAAGTCTCTCAGAGAGGGTGTTTTTTGATGTCACAAGTCATCGTATTGAGAATCAGAGGGTTCTGGTGGTCGGGGGAGGGGATAGCGCTGCAGAATATGTGCAGTATCTTCTTCAGTTTCATAATACGATTACGATGAGTTATCGGAGGGATTCTTTTGAACGGATGAATCAGATTAATCGGCGGACTATCGAAGAACTGGCACGCCTGGGTATGATAGAGGTTCGTTATAACTCCAACATTCGTTCTCTTGAGGATTTCAAAGGGAAGCCGCTGGTGCATTTTGTGGAACCACCAACGCCTGTGGAGTATGATGCGGTGGTCTATGCGCTTGGCGGGAGTTCTCCTAAAAATTTTCTTGAGTCGATTGGTATTGCTTTTGATGGGGTGCAGCCCCTTGTGAATGAAAATGGAGAAACCAATGTTCCCGGGATATTTTTGGTTGGAGATCTGATTCATTTTCCCCGAGGAGGATCGATTATCACAGCGTTTAATTCAGCCCGAAAGGCTATGGAAGCCATATGTGATAAATACCTCGGATGTAAAGTGAGGAGTACGGATTGA
- the tsaD gene encoding tRNA (adenosine(37)-N6)-threonylcarbamoyltransferase complex transferase subunit TsaD, whose amino-acid sequence MRILGIETSCDETSVALVENGRTILKERTHSQVMVHKEFDGVVPEIASRQHLVYILSVLEEVISPGQMTEVDAIAVTQGPGLIGSLLVGLGVAKALAYSFQKPLVPVNHIEAHLYAPHLFADIAFPYVGLVASGGHTLLFLVRGFHDYEVLGSTIDDAVGEAFDKLAKVLHLGYPGGPIIDKLAQQGDPDAFLEFGKRPQLLPDTERDRYNFSYSGLKTAFTYRIQHLDNVESKLPNICAAFQREAIDLLLRKSWNALEDHGISRFVISGGVSANSYLRKQVQAWQKKGIETFMAPLEYCGDNAAMVAGRAYHDALKGKYGDLRTDAYSRLGFVRKGKRKV is encoded by the coding sequence TTGAGGATTTTAGGGATTGAGACCTCGTGTGATGAAACCTCTGTGGCTCTTGTTGAGAATGGGAGAACGATTCTCAAGGAGAGAACCCATTCTCAGGTTATGGTCCATAAAGAGTTTGATGGTGTCGTGCCGGAGATTGCTTCGAGGCAGCATCTGGTGTATATTCTTTCTGTTCTTGAAGAGGTGATTTCTCCTGGACAGATGACAGAGGTGGATGCGATCGCGGTAACCCAGGGACCTGGGCTTATCGGGAGTCTTCTTGTTGGACTTGGTGTGGCTAAGGCACTGGCGTATAGTTTTCAAAAACCACTTGTTCCCGTGAATCATATAGAAGCGCACCTCTATGCCCCGCACTTGTTTGCCGATATAGCCTTTCCCTATGTGGGATTGGTGGCTTCGGGTGGGCATACACTGCTTTTTTTGGTGCGGGGTTTTCATGACTATGAGGTACTGGGTTCTACCATTGATGATGCAGTGGGTGAAGCGTTTGATAAACTGGCCAAGGTGCTTCATCTTGGCTATCCTGGGGGACCTATTATTGATAAGCTCGCGCAGCAAGGGGATCCTGATGCGTTTCTTGAGTTTGGCAAGCGACCGCAACTTTTGCCAGATACGGAGAGGGATAGGTATAACTTTAGCTATTCAGGGCTTAAGACGGCGTTTACCTACCGTATCCAGCATCTTGACAATGTTGAATCAAAACTTCCCAACATTTGTGCGGCGTTCCAACGGGAGGCTATTGATCTCCTCCTTCGGAAAAGCTGGAATGCCCTTGAGGATCATGGTATTTCTCGCTTTGTGATTTCTGGAGGAGTCTCAGCAAACTCGTACCTTCGCAAGCAGGTACAGGCCTGGCAAAAAAAGGGTATTGAAACTTTCATGGCTCCACTCGAGTATTGCGGGGACAATGCGGCCATGGTTGCGGGAAGGGCGTATCATGATGCCTTGAAAGGGAAGTATGGAGATCTCCGAACGGATGCCTATTCGAGGCTGGGTTTTGTCAGGAAAGGGAAAAGAAAGGTGTAA
- a CDS encoding deoxyguanosinetriphosphate triphosphohydrolase, whose protein sequence is MREYLENFEQNYLSVYATRSFQSRGRKIPEDPDELRTHFMRDRDRIIHSEAFRRLKHKTQVFLSPASDTFRTRLTHTLEVSQIARTIARALRLNEDLTEAIALGHDVGHTPFGHAGERVIQKYLDPSFRHATHSVRVLSAIEKNGHGLNLTYEVLDGIAKHSKTGQSSILWNEKDKPATLEGQIVRLADIIAYVNHDLQDALASELLLSSDIPPRLLDVIGETHSARINTLVLDVISCSKDSPEIGISEKMLEALNELRAFLFERVYMHPDLQKEMTKAEGVLVALLEHFEKLLDRGEPFPALIPLVPHDDKKQMLVDCLAFMTDTEAMKIFYQIYIPKSFTWSVR, encoded by the coding sequence ATGCGAGAATACCTGGAAAATTTTGAGCAAAACTATCTCTCAGTTTATGCCACCAGAAGCTTTCAGTCACGGGGGAGAAAGATCCCTGAAGATCCTGATGAACTTCGTACCCATTTTATGCGGGATAGAGACAGAATTATCCACAGTGAAGCATTTCGTCGCTTAAAGCACAAGACGCAGGTTTTTTTGTCTCCTGCCAGTGATACCTTCAGGACACGTCTTACGCACACTCTTGAGGTGTCTCAGATAGCGAGAACGATTGCCAGGGCACTTCGTTTAAATGAAGACCTCACCGAAGCGATTGCTTTGGGACATGATGTGGGGCATACCCCTTTTGGTCATGCTGGGGAGCGTGTGATCCAGAAGTATCTTGATCCCTCTTTTCGTCATGCTACGCACAGTGTCAGAGTCCTGAGTGCCATAGAAAAAAACGGACATGGATTAAATCTCACCTATGAGGTTCTGGACGGTATTGCCAAACACTCCAAAACCGGTCAGAGTTCTATCCTCTGGAATGAAAAGGATAAACCAGCCACACTTGAGGGTCAGATTGTAAGGCTTGCGGACATCATTGCGTATGTCAATCATGATTTGCAGGATGCTCTTGCCTCAGAGCTTCTTTTGTCATCGGACATTCCTCCGCGCCTTCTGGATGTTATAGGAGAGACACACTCGGCGAGAATCAATACTCTTGTTCTGGATGTTATTTCCTGTTCAAAGGACAGCCCTGAGATAGGTATCAGTGAAAAAATGCTTGAGGCTCTTAATGAACTTCGAGCTTTTTTGTTTGAGAGAGTGTATATGCATCCCGATCTTCAAAAGGAGATGACCAAGGCAGAAGGGGTACTGGTCGCCCTTCTGGAACATTTTGAAAAACTCCTTGATAGGGGAGAACCATTTCCTGCGCTGATTCCTCTTGTGCCTCATGACGACAAAAAACAGATGCTGGTAGACTGTCTTGCTTTTATGACAGACACAGAAGCGATGAAAATCTTTTATCAGATCTATATTCCCAAGTCATTTACCTGGAGTGTCCGATGA